Within Actinosynnema pretiosum, the genomic segment GCCCGGCCGCAGCCGCAGCGACGCCACCACCGACGCGGTCACCTCCGCCACCAGCGGCACGACCCCGTCCAGCCGCACCCGCGTCGAGTGCCCCTGCTGCTCCAGCCCGACCACCCGCACCGGCCAGGCGTTGCGCGGCCCGTCCGCGGGCCGCTCCCCGTACAGCCCCACCGAGCCCGGCGCGAACGCCACGAACACCTCGCCGCGCAGCTCCTCGCCGATCGCGACCACCCCGCCGCCGTCCAGCTCGACCGAGCCGCCGCGCGCCGTCCCCCTGAGCAGGTTCAGCCCGACCAGCGCCGCCACGTAGTCCGTGCGCGGCCGGGCCGCCACCTCCTCGGGCGACCCCTCCTGCACCACCCGGCCCGCCTCCAGCACCACCAGCCGGTCGGCCAGCACCATCGCGTCCAGCGGGTCGTGCGTCACCAGCAGCGTCCGGCCCCGGAACCCGCCCAGGTGCTCGCCGAGGTCGGCGCGCACCCGCAGCCGCGTCCCGGCGTCCATGGCCGCCATCGGCTCGTCCAGCAGCAGCAGCCCCGGCGAGGTCGCCAGCGCCCGCGCCAGCGCGACCCGCTGCGCCTGCCCGCCGGACAGCGCGCCCGGCCGGGCCGCCGCGTGCTCGCCCAGCCCGACCCGCTCCAGCCAGCCCAGCGCCGTCGCCCGCGCCTCGGCCTTGCGCACCCCTCGCGAGCGCAACCCGAACGCCACGTTCTCCAGCGCCGACATGTGCCGGAACAGCAGGTAGTCCTGGAACACCACGCCGACCGGCCGCCGCTCCACCGGCAGCCGGTCCCAGGGGTCGCCGTCGACCCGCACGTGCCCGCCGGTCAGCGGCACCAGCCCGGCCAGCGCGCGCAGCGCCGTCGACTTGCCCGCCCCGTTGGGCCCGAGCAGCGCCACGACCTCGCCGCGCTCGATCCGCAGCGCCGCGTCCAGCTCGAAGCCGTCCCGGCTGACCACCAGCCGCGCGTCCAGCGTCATGCGGTGATCCACCGTTCCCGCAGGGCGGCCAGCAGGGCCACCGACACCACC encodes:
- a CDS encoding ABC transporter ATP-binding protein, which encodes MTLDARLVVSRDGFELDAALRIERGEVVALLGPNGAGKSTALRALAGLVPLTGGHVRVDGDPWDRLPVERRPVGVVFQDYLLFRHMSALENVAFGLRSRGVRKAEARATALGWLERVGLGEHAAARPGALSGGQAQRVALARALATSPGLLLLDEPMAAMDAGTRLRVRADLGEHLGGFRGRTLLVTHDPLDAMVLADRLVVLEAGRVVQEGSPEEVAARPRTDYVAALVGLNLLRGTARGGSVELDGGGVVAIGEELRGEVFVAFAPGSVGLYGERPADGPRNAWPVRVVGLEQQGHSTRVRLDGVVPLVAEVTASVVASLRLRPGDELWAAVSAAEVVAYPA